In one Lachnospiraceae bacterium GAM79 genomic region, the following are encoded:
- a CDS encoding VanZ family protein, producing the protein MLKKLIGNKARKPLIISLVFVLITLCILFYLTFQTPDDTVALSERVGHLPLVENFLNWVSAFVDWSVRQWAHVFEFLIIGICVSIFYAFAAKNIWTMLVLAVLTCMCISLCDQSVRIFIVGRHFDSFDLVLDALGYVGAIVVVSICREMYRLVVNRDK; encoded by the coding sequence ATGCTGAAGAAATTGATTGGTAATAAAGCCAGAAAACCATTGATCATTTCACTTGTATTTGTCCTGATTACTTTATGTATATTATTCTACTTGACATTCCAGACACCGGATGATACGGTTGCCCTTTCGGAAAGAGTGGGGCATCTGCCTCTTGTGGAAAATTTCCTTAACTGGGTCAGTGCATTTGTGGATTGGTCAGTACGTCAATGGGCACATGTATTTGAATTCCTGATCATCGGCATCTGTGTTAGTATTTTTTATGCATTTGCAGCGAAGAATATTTGGACTATGTTGGTGTTGGCAGTATTAACTTGTATGTGTATATCGTTGTGTGATCAGTCCGTTCGGATATTCATTGTCGGGAGACATTTTGATTCCTTTGATCTGGTGTTGGATGCACTGGGATATGTGGGCGCTATCGTGGTTGTGAGCATATGCAGGGAAATGTATAGATTGGTGGTTAATAGAGATAAATGA